In a single window of the Myxococcales bacterium genome:
- a CDS encoding pilus assembly protein PilP, whose protein sequence is MLLAFALTACGLLGGGGGKKGAEDAKKAAEEKLAQLKNATPQQSPAATTEIKMTTAQEVLDEVGLVHQYDPINKPDPFRPYQPTSAIMSGASDNPLLKYEVRYFKLVGVVRDTENPLAIFEDPSGKSYTVHVGDVIGKNGGIIRAIFDDSVVVTETRISWRTDGTETIEMKIRLRSDENVK, encoded by the coding sequence GTGCTCTTGGCGTTTGCCTTGACCGCATGCGGCCTGCTCGGTGGCGGCGGCGGCAAGAAAGGCGCCGAAGACGCCAAAAAAGCGGCGGAAGAGAAGCTGGCGCAGTTGAAAAACGCCACTCCCCAGCAATCACCGGCGGCGACCACGGAAATTAAAATGACCACCGCCCAGGAAGTGCTGGATGAAGTGGGTCTGGTTCACCAATACGATCCGATCAACAAGCCCGATCCCTTCCGTCCGTATCAACCGACCTCGGCGATCATGAGCGGCGCGTCGGACAACCCCTTGCTGAAGTATGAAGTGCGCTACTTCAAACTGGTGGGGGTTGTGCGCGATACCGAAAATCCGCTGGCGATCTTCGAAGATCCGAGCGGCAAGTCCTATACCGTGCACGTCGGCGACGTGATCGGTAAAAACGGCGGCATCATCCGCGCCATTTTCGACGATTCGGTCGTCGTTACCGAAACCCGGATCAGCTGGCGGACGGACGGCACGGAAACGATCGAGATGAAAATCCGACTTCGGTCGGACGAAAACGTGAAATAG
- the pilO gene encoding type 4a pilus biogenesis protein PilO has translation MSNTVKIVIILALVVLVFLAYFIFGFRVKQNEIDQADKQLAELTAQLNQVKAVAQVLQPIEREIETLNQQLGQSLAQLPEKKQIEALLISLDDLASASGLEINKVTPNAEVPRDFYAEIPIELEIKGGYHNIAIFFDKISKLKRVVNISNLKLSSPVDNNGEIQISANCIATTFRFLAPGETAVAAPAAPPPQAAKPKTPSPGDDMLEKQEAKKKKL, from the coding sequence TTTTTCTGGCGTATTTCATCTTCGGATTCCGCGTCAAGCAAAACGAGATCGATCAGGCCGACAAGCAGCTTGCCGAATTGACGGCGCAACTTAACCAGGTCAAAGCGGTGGCCCAGGTCTTGCAGCCCATCGAGCGGGAAATCGAGACCCTCAATCAGCAACTCGGTCAATCACTCGCACAGTTGCCCGAGAAAAAGCAGATTGAGGCGCTCTTGATCAGCTTGGATGACCTGGCCTCGGCTTCCGGCCTGGAAATCAACAAGGTCACTCCCAATGCGGAAGTGCCTCGCGATTTTTACGCCGAAATCCCGATCGAACTGGAAATCAAGGGCGGTTACCACAATATCGCCATCTTTTTCGATAAAATCAGTAAGCTGAAACGCGTGGTGAACATCAGCAATCTGAAGCTCTCGAGCCCCGTCGACAACAACGGCGAGATTCAGATCTCCGCGAATTGCATCGCCACCACGTTCCGTTTCCTGGCCCCCGGCGAAACCGCGGTGGCCGCTCCGGCGGCGCCACCGCCCCAGGCGGCGAAGCCGAAAACGCCGTCGCCGGGCGATGATATGTTAGAGAAGCAAGAAGCGAAGAAGAAGAAACTGTAA
- the pilQ gene encoding type IV pilus secretin PilQ — MLLVALPAFAQQGGFISPENTTFTEEQYFGKKITLDFQDADIKSVLRIISEVSGLNIVAGDDVQGKLTIKLHNVPWDQALEIILRTKKLAIEREGNILRVAPISTLTSERQEELARQQVGLQLEPLVMSLVPVSYASADDLLVQIRSILSNRGVANVDKRTNIIVIQDIEKNIKKAKQLIASLDSQTPQVYIQSRIVEASTDFTREMGIKWGGRYTADAAHGNPTGMAFPNSVRVTGPEVSGQQTNASSQSAVGTSGAGGSITSISNANYLVNLPAAIGLGSGGGVGITLGSVNDTIALDLQLSALESRGEGRVISRPEVTTLDNKEASITQGVSIPFQIRQQGETALSFIEANLNMTVTPHVTADESIIMKIEIAKNAPNTSIPTSTGDPAIDKKEAVTEVLVRNGETSVIGGIFSEEESRTELAVPWLARIPVLGIFFRDREQIKKRSELLIFITPRIVRDRPAV, encoded by the coding sequence ATGCTCCTGGTCGCCCTTCCAGCCTTTGCGCAGCAAGGTGGGTTCATCAGCCCGGAAAACACCACCTTCACCGAAGAGCAATATTTCGGCAAAAAAATTACCTTGGATTTCCAAGACGCCGATATCAAGTCCGTTTTGCGCATTATCAGCGAAGTCAGCGGCCTGAATATCGTGGCGGGCGACGACGTGCAGGGCAAACTCACCATCAAGTTGCACAACGTCCCCTGGGACCAAGCGTTGGAAATCATCCTGCGGACGAAGAAACTGGCGATCGAGCGTGAGGGCAACATTCTGCGCGTGGCGCCGATTTCGACGTTGACCTCCGAACGGCAGGAAGAACTGGCGCGCCAACAGGTCGGTTTGCAGTTGGAGCCGCTGGTCATGTCGTTGGTGCCGGTGAGCTACGCCAGCGCCGATGATCTGTTGGTTCAGATTCGTTCGATTCTGTCCAACCGCGGCGTCGCCAACGTGGACAAGCGCACGAACATCATCGTCATCCAGGATATCGAAAAGAACATTAAAAAGGCCAAGCAACTGATCGCCAGCCTCGACAGCCAGACCCCCCAGGTCTACATCCAATCGCGTATCGTGGAAGCCAGCACCGACTTCACTCGCGAAATGGGTATCAAATGGGGCGGTCGGTACACCGCTGACGCGGCTCACGGCAATCCGACGGGCATGGCTTTCCCCAATTCCGTGCGCGTGACCGGTCCGGAAGTCTCCGGCCAGCAAACCAACGCCTCGTCGCAATCCGCCGTCGGCACTAGCGGCGCGGGCGGTTCGATCACCAGCATCAGCAACGCCAACTATCTGGTTAACCTGCCGGCCGCGATCGGCCTGGGCAGCGGCGGCGGCGTCGGCATCACCCTGGGCAGCGTCAACGATACGATCGCCCTGGACCTGCAGCTCTCCGCCTTGGAAAGCCGCGGCGAAGGCCGCGTGATCTCGCGTCCGGAAGTGACCACCCTGGACAACAAAGAAGCCAGCATCACCCAAGGCGTGAGCATCCCGTTCCAAATCCGGCAACAGGGCGAAACGGCGCTGTCGTTCATCGAAGCCAACTTGAACATGACCGTCACGCCGCACGTCACGGCTGACGAATCCATCATCATGAAGATCGAAATCGCCAAGAACGCTCCGAACACCTCCATTCCGACCTCGACCGGCGACCCGGCGATCGACAAAAAAGAAGCGGTTACCGAAGTCCTGGTTCGCAACGGCGAAACCTCGGTGATCGGCGGCATTTTCTCGGAAGAGGAATCGCGCACCGAATTGGCGGTGCCATGGCTGGCCCGGATCCCCGTGCTGGGCATTTTCTTCCGGGATCGGGAGCAGATTAAAAAGCGTAGCGAGCTGTTGATCTTTATCACCCCGCGCATCGTGCGCGATCGCCCGGCGGTGTGA